From the Kitasatospora atroaurantiaca genome, the window CGGCGCGGCGGATGGCCTGGCTGCTGGGCTCGCCGGTCGGTACGGAGGTCGGCTTCACCGTGCGCGGGGAGCGGCGGACGGGGCCGCAGACCGTGGTGGAGGTGGTCACCACCGGGGTGCTGCTGCAGCGGCTGCAACGTGATCCGGAGCTGGGCGGCGTCGACGTGGTGGTCCTGGACGAGTGCCACGAGCGGCACCTGGACGCCGACACCGCGCTCGCCTTCCTGCTGGACGTCCGGGCGGCGCTGCGGCCCGAGCTGCAGGTGGTCTGCGCCTCCGCCACCTCGGACACCGAGGCCTGGGCCGAGCTGCTCGGTGGCGAGGACGGGCCGGCACCGGTGATCGAAGCACACGGCGTCTCGCACGCCGTCGAGGTGGTCTGGGCGCCCCCGCCGCGCCCCGTTCGCCCGCCGCAGGGGACGCGGACCGACCCGCTGCTGCTGGAGCACGTGGCGGCGACGGTCCGGCGGGCGCTCGCGGAGCGGGAGGGGGACGTCCTCTGCTTCCTGCCGGGTGTCGGCGAGATCGCCCGGGTCGCCGGGATGCTGTCCGTCCCGGGCGTGGCGGTACTGCAGCTGCACGGGCAGGCTCCGCAGGCGGTCCAGGACGCGGCGCTGGCGGTCTCGGAGGGGCGGCGGGTCATCCTGGCCACCTCGGTGGCCGAGTCCTCGTTGACCGTGCCGGGCGTGCGGGTGGTGGTGGACTGCGGGCTGGCCCGCGAGCCCCGTACCGACCACGCGCGCGGCCTCGCCGGGCTGGTCACCGTACGGTCCTCGCTCGCGGCCGGGCGCCAGCGGGCGGGGCGGGCCGGGCGGGAGGCTCCGGGCACCGTCTACCGCTGCTGGGCCGAGGTGGAGGACGCCCGGGCGGTGCCCTTCCCGACCCCGGAGATCGCACTGGCCGACCTCACCTCGTTCGCGCTCCAGGCCGCCTGCTGGGGCGATCCGGACGCGCGCGGGCTGGCGCTGCCCGACCGGCCGCCGGCGGGTGCGATGGCGGCGGCCCACCGGACCCTCCTCGCCCTCGGCGCGGTCGACGCTGACGGCCGCGCCACAGAGCGCGGCGTACGGATCGCGCGCACCGGGCTGCACCCCCGACTCGCCCGTGCGCTGCTGGACGGCGCGGAGCTGGTGGGCTCACGGCGCGCGGCGGAGCTGGTGGCGCTGCTCTCGGAGGAGCCGCCCCGGGCGCTCGGCGACGATCTGCACGCCGTCTGGCGCGCTGTGCGCGGGGGACGCGACCCCTACGCGGGGCGCTGGCGCGAGGAGGTGCGACGGCTGCGCGCCGGGGACACCCCGGAGACCGCACTGTCGGACCGGGTCGCGGCAGGCCTGGTGGTCGCGCTGGCCCACCCGGAGCGGATCGCGCGGGCGCGGTCGGCGGAAGGCCCGTATCTGATGGCCTCCGGGACGGCGGCCGAGGCCGGGCCCGGCTCGGCGCTCGCCGGGGTCGAGTGGCTGGCGGTGGCCGTCGCGGACCGGCCGGCGGGATCGCCGTCGGCGCGCATCCTGCGGGCCGTGGCCATGGACGAGGACACCGCGCGGCTGGCCGGCGCCTCGCTGCTGGCGACCCGCGAGGAGGTCAGCTGGGCGGGCGGGCGGCGCGGCGATCTGGTAGCCCGACGGGTGGAGGCGCTGGGCGCGGTCGAGCTCACCTCGATACCGCTGGCCGACCCGGATCCGGCGCTGGTGCGGGACGCGCTGCTCGACGGGCTGGCTCGCGAGGGGGTGGGCTCGGTGCTCCGGTGGCCGGCGGAGGCGGTGGGCCTGCGGGAGCGGCTGGCCTTCCTGCACCGGACGCTCGGCGCGCCGTGGCCGGACGTGAGCGAGGGGGCGCTGCTGACCGCCGACTGGCTGGAGCCGGAGCTGTCGAGGGCCCGGCGCCGCAGCGACCTGGAGCGCATCGACACGGCCGCCGCGCTTCAGCGGCTGCTGCCGTGGGCGACGGGTGAGGCCGGTCGGCTGGACGAGCTGGCGCCCGAGCGGATCACCGTACCCAGCGGTTCCCGGATCCGGGTGGACTACTCCGGGGACCGGCCCGTGCTCGCGGTCAAGCTGCAGGAGCTGTTCGGCTGGCAGGCGGCGCCCGCCCTGGCGGGCGGCCGGGTGCCGCTGACGGTCCATCTGCTCTCCCCCGCCGGCCGCCCGGCCGCGGTGACGGGCGACCTGGCCTCCTTCTGGCGCGACGGCTACCGCGCCGTCCGCGCCGACCTCCGCGGCCGCTACCCCCGCCACCCCTGGCCCGAGGACCCCACCACGGCGGAGCCGACCAGGCGGGCCAACCCACGGCGGTGACCGTCTAGCGGACGGTGGAACCGGACGGGGACGGGCGGGGCATGGGCGTGAGGCTCCTGACCGGGTCGCAGGTCATGATCTCCCCGGCCGCGTTCCTCGCACACGAAGGGCCGGGCGCGACCTTGACGCCGTTGCAGTTGCAGTTGTCGGTGCCCGGACTGATTTCGGTGGCCGGTTTCTTCGTGGCCCGGCGTGTGGTCGTCGCCGCAGCGGGAGCCGGTGCCTCGGTGGTCGGCTCGGCGCCGGGAGACGGCGACAGGCTGAGCGAGGGAGACGGCGACGGGCTGGGCGCCGGATCAGGGGTGGCCGAAGCGGCCGACGGCGCTGCCTGCACCACGGCGGGCAGATTCCGGAGGGTCGGCCCCTGCCCGGCCGTGGCCCAACCGGCAACAGCTACGAGCACCAGCGCCCCTACCGCGGCGGCCGCCGCCAGACGTATCCGGCCCGCTCGGTCCTTGGTCACCTCGGCCGGACCCGGCTGCTCGTTCTCGCTCTGCGACATGCCCTCACCCCACGCGGTGCCCGCCGCGCTGACTGCGCGGCTCAGGCCGCGCGGATCCTAGCGGCCGGGCCCGGCACGGGAGCACAGCGGGTGCCCCCGTGCCGGTGGTCTGACGGCGCGTCAGTGCGCCGCCACCTCCCAGTTGGGGCCGACGCCTACGGAGACGTCGAGGGGGGCGCGGAGCGGGTAGGCGCCGGCCATCTGCTCGCGGACGATGGACTCGACCTGCTCGCGCTCACCCGGGGCGAGCTCCAGGACGATTTCGTCGTGCACCTGGAGCAGCATCCGGGAGCGGAGCTGAGCCTCCGTCAGGGCGCGGTCGACGTGCAGCATGGCGATCTTGACGATGTCGGCGGCCGAGCCCTGGATGGGGGCGTTGAGGGCCATCCGCTCGGCCATCTCGCGGCGCTGGCGGTTGTCGCTGGTCAGGTCGGGCAGGTAGCGGCGGCGGCCGAGCAGGGTCTCGGTGTACCCGGTCGCGCGGGCCTCCTCGACCACGCGCTGCAGGTACTCGCGGACGCCGCCGAAGCGCTC encodes:
- the hrpB gene encoding ATP-dependent helicase HrpB; protein product: MRSVGLELPVRTAVPPLHAALASRGVAVLAAPPGTGKTTLVPLALAGLVDALPGPSRRVLVAEPRRLAVRAAARRMAWLLGSPVGTEVGFTVRGERRTGPQTVVEVVTTGVLLQRLQRDPELGGVDVVVLDECHERHLDADTALAFLLDVRAALRPELQVVCASATSDTEAWAELLGGEDGPAPVIEAHGVSHAVEVVWAPPPRPVRPPQGTRTDPLLLEHVAATVRRALAEREGDVLCFLPGVGEIARVAGMLSVPGVAVLQLHGQAPQAVQDAALAVSEGRRVILATSVAESSLTVPGVRVVVDCGLAREPRTDHARGLAGLVTVRSSLAAGRQRAGRAGREAPGTVYRCWAEVEDARAVPFPTPEIALADLTSFALQAACWGDPDARGLALPDRPPAGAMAAAHRTLLALGAVDADGRATERGVRIARTGLHPRLARALLDGAELVGSRRAAELVALLSEEPPRALGDDLHAVWRAVRGGRDPYAGRWREEVRRLRAGDTPETALSDRVAAGLVVALAHPERIARARSAEGPYLMASGTAAEAGPGSALAGVEWLAVAVADRPAGSPSARILRAVAMDEDTARLAGASLLATREEVSWAGGRRGDLVARRVEALGAVELTSIPLADPDPALVRDALLDGLAREGVGSVLRWPAEAVGLRERLAFLHRTLGAPWPDVSEGALLTADWLEPELSRARRRSDLERIDTAAALQRLLPWATGEAGRLDELAPERITVPSGSRIRVDYSGDRPVLAVKLQELFGWQAAPALAGGRVPLTVHLLSPAGRPAAVTGDLASFWRDGYRAVRADLRGRYPRHPWPEDPTTAEPTRRANPRR